One Sphingomicrobium marinum genomic window carries:
- a CDS encoding RluA family pseudouridine synthase, translating to MTLEDRILFIDGEVIVLDKPAGLPVDAPRRGGDSIEARLHELLCGYKRLPTPMHRLDRDTSGCLLFARHKPARQWFQAELEAGRMDKRYLAVVGGEVAEDGGTIDMPLGKISSADAGWRMTYDQQGKSAVTDWKRLAVKDGSSLVEFRPKTGRTHQIRVHAREGLGHGIVGDRVYGFPGGPMLLHAQSIAIARKNGTRLEVAAPLPEHFEGWTDVA from the coding sequence ATGACCCTGGAAGACCGCATATTGTTCATCGATGGCGAGGTGATCGTGCTCGACAAGCCGGCCGGCTTGCCGGTCGATGCGCCGCGGCGCGGCGGCGATAGTATCGAGGCGCGGCTGCACGAACTGCTGTGCGGCTACAAGCGATTGCCGACGCCGATGCACCGGCTCGACCGAGATACGTCGGGCTGCCTCCTGTTCGCGCGGCACAAGCCGGCGCGGCAGTGGTTCCAGGCCGAGCTGGAAGCGGGGCGCATGGACAAACGCTACCTCGCGGTCGTCGGCGGCGAGGTTGCAGAAGACGGCGGCACGATCGACATGCCATTGGGCAAGATCTCGAGCGCCGATGCGGGCTGGCGCATGACCTATGACCAGCAGGGCAAGAGCGCGGTAACCGACTGGAAGCGGCTGGCGGTGAAGGACGGCAGCAGCCTCGTGGAGTTTCGCCCCAAAACAGGCCGTACGCACCAGATCCGCGTGCACGCGCGTGAGGGACTGGGGCACGGGATCGTCGGTGATCGCGTCTACGGCTTTCCCGGCGGCCCGATGTTGCTGCATGCGCAAAGCATCGCGATTGCGCGCAAGAACGGGACGCGGCTGGAAGTCGCCGCGCCGCTGCCCGAACATTTCGAAGGGTGGACCGATGTCGCCTGA
- the arfB gene encoding alternative ribosome rescue aminoacyl-tRNA hydrolase ArfB: protein MSPDDLPEDALEETFLAGTGPGGQHANTSETGVQLRVTLAALDLHPRVLNRLRHIAGSKVTKDRNEIIITCKASRSRADNRAEARQRLVDMIERAHVQPKKRKKTKPSYGARQRRMDKKTKRGQKKALRGKVDY from the coding sequence ATGTCGCCTGACGATCTCCCCGAAGACGCGCTCGAAGAAACCTTCCTCGCCGGCACCGGGCCGGGCGGGCAGCATGCCAACACGTCGGAGACGGGGGTACAATTGCGCGTGACGCTGGCCGCGCTCGACCTTCATCCGCGCGTCCTCAACCGGCTGCGCCATATTGCGGGATCGAAGGTCACCAAGGATCGCAACGAGATCATCATCACCTGCAAGGCCTCGCGCAGCCGCGCCGACAATCGCGCCGAGGCGCGCCAGCGGCTTGTCGACATGATCGAGCGTGCCCATGTCCAGCCCAAGAAGCGCAAGAAGACCAAGCCGAGCTACGGCGCGCGGCAGCGGCGCATGGACAAGAAAACCAAGCGTGGTCAGAAGAAGGCACTGCGCGGCAAGGTGGATTACTGA
- a CDS encoding GAF domain-containing protein — MYDFKIDGATKAQMYDDLASALKGLVHGEPDPIANMANAAALLWEAMPDINWAGFYRNVDGELVLGPFQGRPACIRIKFGDGVCGAAAATRETQLVEDVHAFPGHIACDAASESEVVVPLIKDGELLGVLDIDSPSKARFDAEDKKGCERLAAILVEAL, encoded by the coding sequence ATGTACGACTTCAAGATCGATGGCGCGACCAAGGCGCAGATGTATGACGACCTTGCCTCGGCGCTGAAGGGGCTGGTGCACGGCGAGCCCGATCCCATTGCCAACATGGCCAATGCCGCAGCGCTGCTGTGGGAAGCGATGCCCGACATCAATTGGGCCGGTTTCTATCGCAACGTCGACGGTGAACTGGTGCTCGGGCCCTTCCAGGGGCGCCCCGCCTGCATCCGCATCAAGTTTGGCGACGGTGTCTGCGGCGCGGCGGCGGCAACGCGCGAGACGCAGTTGGTCGAGGACGTCCACGCCTTCCCCGGGCACATCGCCTGCGATGCAGCAAGCGAAAGCGAAGTCGTGGTGCCGCTGATCAAGGATGGCGAGCTGCTTGGCGTGCTCGACATCGACAGCCCGAGCAAGGCGCGCTTCGATGCCGAGGACAAGAAGGGCTGCGAACGGCTCGCCGCGATCCTCGTCGAGGCGCTCTAG
- a CDS encoding universal stress protein: MSQTYLVIVTEAPEAKVALRFAALRAQKTDRGVEILAIGERQDFAAWGGVQAAMEEEERLRVEAMIAASVQEIIDATGIKPTITVKQGEAVKVIAAEINEREDVAALVLGAAPGSNPGPIVKHFTGEGAGDLPCPVLLVPGGLTDERLEELS; the protein is encoded by the coding sequence ATGTCGCAAACCTATCTGGTGATCGTCACCGAGGCGCCCGAGGCCAAAGTCGCGCTGCGATTTGCCGCGCTGCGGGCGCAAAAGACCGATCGCGGCGTCGAAATCCTCGCCATCGGAGAGCGCCAGGATTTTGCCGCATGGGGCGGGGTGCAGGCGGCGATGGAGGAGGAAGAGCGGCTGCGCGTCGAAGCGATGATCGCTGCCAGCGTCCAGGAAATCATCGATGCGACGGGCATCAAGCCGACCATCACGGTCAAGCAGGGCGAAGCGGTGAAAGTCATCGCCGCCGAGATTAACGAGCGCGAAGACGTGGCGGCGCTGGTACTGGGGGCAGCGCCGGGCAGTAATCCAGGTCCGATCGTCAAGCACTTCACCGGCGAGGGCGCGGGCGACCTTCCCTGCCCCGTCCTGCTCGTCCCGGGCGGTCTCACCGACGAGCGTCTCGAGGAATTGAGCTAG
- a CDS encoding pyruvate dehydrogenase complex dihydrolipoamide acetyltransferase codes for MPTELKMPALSPTMEEGTLAKWLVKEGDAINSGDIIAEIETDKATMEFEAVDEGTLLKILVDEGTDNVAVGTVIAMIGEEGEEVGDVSAAPEPAKEEPKEEAPAKADKGYGRDEAPKPDTKAVPAEAEGVKAPPAPVKDGERVKASPLARRLAEAQGIDLTSIKGSGPGGRIVRADLGKGAGGAAAAPAASTAAPTPQVASVDPGDIPHEVEKLSNMRKTIARRLTESKQQVPHIYLTVDINLDKLLKLRSEMNAGLEARGVKLSVNDLLIKALAVALMEVPECNVSFGDGELIKYQRADISVAVSIPNGLITPIIAGANDKSLSKISTEMKELAERAKEGKLQPHEYQGGTASLSNMGMFGIKQFDAVINPPQAMIMAISAGEKRPYVVDDSLQIATVMSATGSFDHRAIDGADGARLMKVFKQLVENPLGMVA; via the coding sequence ATGCCGACCGAACTCAAGATGCCTGCCCTGTCGCCGACGATGGAGGAAGGCACGCTGGCCAAGTGGCTGGTCAAGGAAGGCGACGCGATCAACTCGGGCGACATCATCGCCGAGATCGAGACCGACAAGGCGACGATGGAGTTCGAAGCGGTCGACGAAGGCACGCTCCTCAAGATTCTGGTCGACGAAGGCACCGACAATGTTGCGGTCGGCACCGTGATCGCGATGATCGGCGAAGAAGGCGAAGAAGTCGGCGACGTGAGCGCCGCGCCCGAACCCGCCAAGGAAGAGCCCAAGGAAGAGGCACCTGCCAAGGCCGACAAGGGATATGGCCGCGACGAGGCGCCCAAGCCCGACACCAAGGCCGTCCCTGCCGAAGCTGAAGGCGTGAAAGCTCCGCCCGCGCCGGTTAAAGACGGCGAACGTGTCAAGGCTTCGCCGCTAGCGCGCCGCCTTGCCGAAGCGCAGGGCATCGATCTTACCAGCATCAAGGGCAGTGGGCCGGGCGGCCGCATCGTGCGCGCCGATCTTGGCAAGGGTGCCGGCGGTGCCGCTGCCGCGCCCGCCGCCAGCACTGCTGCGCCGACGCCGCAGGTGGCAAGCGTCGATCCGGGCGATATTCCGCACGAGGTCGAAAAGCTGTCGAACATGCGCAAGACCATCGCGCGCCGCCTGACCGAATCGAAGCAGCAGGTCCCGCACATCTACCTCACGGTCGACATCAATCTCGACAAGCTGTTGAAGCTGCGCAGCGAGATGAATGCGGGTCTAGAGGCGCGCGGCGTCAAGCTGTCGGTGAACGACCTGCTGATCAAGGCGCTCGCGGTTGCGCTGATGGAAGTGCCCGAATGCAATGTCAGCTTCGGCGATGGCGAGCTGATCAAGTATCAACGCGCCGACATTTCGGTCGCGGTGAGCATTCCGAACGGGCTCATCACCCCGATTATCGCGGGTGCCAACGACAAGTCATTGAGCAAGATCTCGACCGAGATGAAGGAGCTCGCCGAGCGCGCCAAGGAAGGCAAATTGCAGCCGCACGAATATCAGGGCGGCACCGCGAGCCTTTCGAACATGGGCATGTTCGGCATCAAGCAGTTCGACGCCGTCATCAACCCGCCCCAGGCGATGATCATGGCGATCAGCGCGGGCGAAAAGCGGCCCTATGTCGTCGACGACAGCCTGCAGATCGCGACCGTGATGAGCGCCACCGGCAGCTTCGACCACCGCGCCATCGACGGGGCCGACGGCGCCAGGCTGATGAAGGTGTTCAAGCAGCTCGTCGAAAACCCGCTGGGTATGGTGGCATAG
- a CDS encoding acyl-CoA thioesterase: MPSDTNPYGGIFGGWLMSQMALAAGSLASRHSKGKAVVVAASDLEFPGAMEVGDELSVYAEMVREGTTSMTIRATAVGRERDGEKEQQVASGVFTFVAVNADNSKRRIAGE, encoded by the coding sequence ATGCCGAGCGACACCAATCCCTATGGCGGGATTTTTGGCGGCTGGCTGATGAGCCAGATGGCGTTGGCGGCGGGCTCGCTCGCCTCGCGCCATTCGAAGGGCAAGGCGGTCGTGGTCGCCGCCAGCGATCTCGAGTTTCCGGGCGCGATGGAAGTCGGCGACGAACTGAGCGTCTATGCCGAGATGGTGCGCGAAGGCACGACCTCTATGACGATCCGCGCCACCGCCGTCGGCCGCGAACGCGACGGCGAGAAAGAACAGCAAGTGGCCAGCGGGGTCTTTACATTCGTCGCGGTCAATGCAGACAATTCGAAGAGGCGTATCGCGGGGGAGTAA
- the lpdA gene encoding dihydrolipoyl dehydrogenase yields the protein MANAYDLIVLGSGPGGYVAAIRASQLGMKTAIVERENLGGICLNWGCIPTKALLRSGEIMHHMQHAEKFGLKAEGVGMDLDKVVARSRAVAKQLNQGVTGLMKKNKIDVHMGTGHIDGAGKMTVTDDKGKKTQLTAKNIIIATGARARDLPFAKTDGDKIWTYRHAMVPSEMPKDLLVIGSGAIGIEFASFYNDMGANVTVVEMLDRIVPVEDDDISAELAKSLKKQGMNIMAGAGVESLKADKKGVTAKIKDAKGKVEEKTFSHCIVAIGIVPNTENIGIDKLGVKMTKGHIDTDAMCRTNVKGIWAIGDVTAPPWLAHKASHEGIICVEAIAQENGNKDVHPHAMDVKNIPGCTYCHPQVASVGLTEAKAKEAGHKVKVGKFPFIGNGKAIALGETEGFIKTVFDAETGELLGAHMIGAEVTELIQGYTVGKQAELVEQDFMNTVFPHPTLSEMMHESVLAAYGRVLHI from the coding sequence ATGGCCAACGCTTACGATCTCATTGTTCTGGGCTCGGGCCCCGGTGGTTATGTCGCGGCGATCCGCGCGTCGCAGCTGGGCATGAAGACCGCAATCGTCGAACGTGAGAATTTGGGCGGCATCTGCCTCAACTGGGGCTGCATTCCGACCAAGGCGCTGCTGCGCTCGGGCGAGATCATGCATCACATGCAGCATGCCGAGAAATTCGGGCTGAAGGCCGAAGGGGTGGGCATGGACCTGGACAAGGTCGTGGCGCGCAGCCGCGCCGTCGCCAAGCAATTGAACCAGGGCGTCACCGGCCTGATGAAGAAGAACAAGATCGACGTGCATATGGGCACCGGCCACATCGACGGCGCGGGCAAGATGACGGTGACCGACGACAAGGGCAAAAAGACCCAGCTCACCGCCAAGAACATCATCATCGCCACGGGCGCACGCGCGCGCGACCTGCCCTTTGCCAAGACCGATGGCGACAAGATCTGGACCTATCGCCACGCGATGGTGCCATCAGAAATGCCCAAGGACCTGCTGGTCATCGGCTCGGGCGCGATCGGGATCGAGTTTGCAAGCTTTTACAATGACATGGGCGCCAACGTGACGGTGGTCGAGATGCTCGACCGCATCGTGCCGGTCGAGGATGACGACATCTCGGCTGAACTCGCCAAGAGCCTCAAGAAGCAGGGCATGAACATCATGGCGGGCGCGGGCGTCGAGAGCCTTAAGGCAGACAAGAAGGGCGTCACCGCCAAGATCAAGGACGCCAAGGGCAAGGTCGAGGAGAAGACCTTCAGCCACTGCATCGTTGCCATCGGTATCGTCCCCAACACCGAGAATATCGGCATCGACAAGCTGGGCGTGAAGATGACCAAGGGTCATATCGATACCGACGCCATGTGCCGCACCAATGTGAAGGGCATTTGGGCGATCGGCGATGTCACCGCGCCGCCCTGGCTCGCGCACAAGGCCAGCCACGAGGGCATCATCTGCGTCGAGGCGATTGCGCAGGAAAACGGCAACAAGGACGTCCACCCGCACGCCATGGACGTGAAGAACATTCCAGGCTGCACCTACTGCCACCCGCAGGTCGCCAGCGTCGGCCTGACCGAAGCCAAGGCCAAAGAAGCCGGGCACAAGGTGAAGGTCGGCAAGTTCCCCTTCATCGGGAATGGCAAGGCGATCGCGCTGGGCGAGACCGAAGGCTTCATCAAGACCGTCTTCGATGCGGAAACGGGCGAACTGCTCGGCGCGCACATGATCGGCGCGGAAGTCACCGAGCTTATCCAGGGCTACACGGTCGGCAAGCAGGCCGAGCTGGTCGAGCAGGACTTCATGAACACCGTATTCCCGCACCCGACCTTGAGCGAAATGATGCACGAAAGCGTGCTGGCGGCCTACGGTCGGGTGCTGCACATCTGA
- a CDS encoding Xaa-Pro dipeptidase: MRLSVLLSLAIALPAGAQADTYITADRYLDVETGRYVDDPVIRVGEDGRIVSIGTDALPALGEADRRIDYPGMTLLPGFIDMHVHLDGPADIGGYRGLAFTDSFWPISAVHNGEAMLRLGFTTVRQVGSGQRADVGLKQAIEAGYVVGPRIIPAGYSLGATGGHCDSTFLPPSLEQEGKEEGMGDGPEELRHQVRRQRKYGAEVIKVCATGGVFSRNTEPGQPQLSVAELTAIADEAHQWGLRSAAHAHGAEGIRRAIAAGIDTIEHASLVDDEGIRMALRRERPVWFSMDIRNTDYTQAMGTSTGTLPDNLRKDREIAQAQRDNFRKAHEAGVRMVFASDVGVMPPSWVPGQFAVMVEYGMTPLEAIQAATKNGAQALGREADVGAIAVGRYADMVVVAGDPLVHIETVETAAGVLKGGVPVEEMVPWALQPKE, encoded by the coding sequence ATGCGTCTTTCCGTACTTCTCTCTCTTGCCATTGCGTTGCCGGCCGGAGCGCAGGCCGACACCTACATCACCGCCGATCGCTATCTCGATGTCGAGACCGGTCGCTATGTCGACGATCCGGTCATCCGGGTGGGCGAGGACGGGCGGATCGTTTCGATAGGGACCGATGCCTTGCCGGCGCTCGGCGAAGCGGATCGTCGCATCGATTATCCCGGCATGACGCTGCTGCCCGGTTTCATCGACATGCACGTCCATCTCGACGGGCCCGCCGACATTGGCGGCTATCGCGGGCTCGCCTTCACCGACAGTTTCTGGCCGATCAGCGCGGTCCACAACGGCGAGGCGATGCTCCGGCTCGGCTTCACCACGGTGCGGCAGGTCGGTAGCGGCCAGCGCGCCGATGTCGGTCTCAAGCAGGCGATCGAGGCGGGCTATGTCGTCGGCCCGCGTATCATCCCTGCGGGATATTCGCTCGGGGCGACGGGCGGACATTGCGACAGCACCTTCCTGCCGCCCAGCCTCGAACAGGAGGGCAAGGAAGAAGGCATGGGCGATGGTCCCGAGGAACTGCGCCACCAGGTACGCCGCCAGCGCAAATATGGCGCCGAAGTTATCAAGGTCTGCGCTACCGGCGGCGTGTTTTCGCGCAATACCGAACCGGGGCAACCGCAGCTGTCGGTTGCGGAGCTGACGGCAATCGCGGACGAGGCGCATCAATGGGGGCTGCGTTCTGCCGCGCACGCGCACGGTGCCGAGGGCATTCGCCGCGCCATCGCGGCGGGGATCGACACGATCGAACATGCCAGCCTGGTCGATGACGAGGGCATCCGCATGGCGCTGCGCCGCGAGCGCCCGGTCTGGTTCTCGATGGATATCCGCAACACCGACTATACGCAGGCGATGGGCACGAGCACCGGCACCTTGCCCGATAATCTGCGCAAGGACCGCGAGATCGCACAGGCACAGCGCGACAATTTCCGCAAGGCGCACGAAGCAGGCGTACGCATGGTTTTCGCCAGCGACGTCGGCGTGATGCCGCCGAGCTGGGTGCCGGGGCAGTTTGCGGTCATGGTCGAATATGGAATGACCCCGCTGGAAGCGATCCAGGCGGCGACGAAAAACGGCGCCCAAGCACTCGGCCGTGAAGCCGATGTGGGCGCGATCGCGGTGGGTCGCTACGCCGACATGGTCGTCGTAGCGGGCGATCCACTTGTGCATATCGAAACCGTCGAAACCGCGGCGGGAGTGTTGAAGGGCGGAGTGCCCGTAGAGGAGATGGTGCCATGGGCCCTGCAACCAAAGGAATAG
- a CDS encoding metal-dependent hydrolase family protein encodes MGPATKGIVAGLAASLLAGTALAEPQVIHAGRLIAVPGEDVRGPSTITVDDGRIVSVVDGLQPAPAGATLIDLSDKTVLPGLIDSHVHLASDTTGNAGLIEDMVRSDNWFTLNAYVNGMKTLRAGFTTVRNMGDGTGSTEALSTAVADGLVMGPRIVDAGKPISTTAGHMDGAVGLKPDFRPMMDAAGNTCDGADDCRRAVREQVANGADVIKFAITGGVNSRIGAGLGAQMHMDEARAIVETARLYDKKVAVHAHGADGALMALELGVDSIEHATIMSDELIRTWARSDTYYVPTLMTVNSYVTRVAAGLENEAPSVAEKIQWRIQITGKSLQDLVPAGVKIAFGTDAGVWRHGENADEFRLMVENGMTPQSALIAATLNAADLLGLSDEIGTIEVGKSADIVAVNGDPLRDVSVYKDMQFIMARGTVVE; translated from the coding sequence ATGGGCCCTGCAACCAAAGGAATAGTCGCGGGGCTTGCCGCCAGCCTGCTTGCAGGCACTGCGCTTGCCGAACCGCAGGTTATCCATGCCGGCCGGCTGATCGCGGTGCCGGGTGAGGACGTGCGCGGGCCATCGACCATCACGGTCGACGATGGCCGTATCGTTTCGGTGGTGGACGGGCTGCAACCCGCACCGGCCGGCGCCACACTGATCGACCTGTCGGACAAGACGGTGCTGCCGGGGCTGATTGATAGCCACGTGCATCTTGCATCGGACACCACCGGTAACGCCGGGCTGATCGAGGACATGGTGCGCAGCGACAACTGGTTCACGCTCAATGCTTATGTGAACGGCATGAAGACGCTGCGCGCGGGTTTCACCACGGTGCGCAACATGGGCGACGGCACCGGATCGACCGAAGCGCTGTCCACGGCGGTCGCCGATGGGTTGGTGATGGGGCCGCGCATCGTCGATGCGGGCAAGCCGATTTCGACCACTGCTGGCCATATGGACGGCGCGGTCGGGCTCAAGCCCGATTTCCGACCCATGATGGATGCCGCCGGCAATACCTGTGATGGCGCCGACGACTGCCGCCGCGCGGTGCGCGAACAGGTCGCCAATGGCGCCGATGTCATCAAATTCGCGATCACTGGCGGCGTCAACAGCCGTATCGGGGCCGGGCTGGGCGCGCAAATGCACATGGACGAAGCGCGTGCGATCGTCGAAACCGCGCGGCTCTACGACAAGAAGGTCGCGGTCCATGCCCACGGCGCTGACGGGGCGCTGATGGCGCTCGAGCTCGGGGTCGACAGCATCGAGCATGCCACCATCATGTCGGACGAGTTGATCCGCACCTGGGCGCGCAGCGACACTTATTACGTACCGACGCTGATGACGGTGAACAGCTATGTGACGCGCGTAGCGGCGGGTCTTGAGAACGAAGCGCCGTCGGTAGCGGAGAAGATTCAGTGGCGCATCCAGATCACGGGCAAGTCGCTCCAGGACCTCGTTCCCGCCGGTGTGAAGATCGCCTTCGGCACCGATGCCGGCGTGTGGCGGCACGGCGAGAATGCCGATGAATTCCGCCTGATGGTCGAAAATGGCATGACGCCTCAAAGCGCGCTCATCGCCGCAACGCTCAACGCCGCCGACCTGCTCGGCCTGTCGGACGAGATCGGCACCATCGAGGTGGGCAAAAGCGCGGATATTGTCGCCGTGAATGGTGATCCATTGCGCGACGTCTCGGTCTACAAGGACATGCAGTTCATCATGGCAAGGGGGACGGTCGTCGAATAG
- a CDS encoding sensor histidine kinase, which yields MAAERFDYRFEDEASQRLLIAALNQLAEGVIVADAEGALIFVNDAAAVIHGVRKLSVKPDDYTEQYHLLTLDEKPYPPADLPLAKAVRDGEVVEHAHWKIKRPDGEIVDAIGTARPVLNSDGKQVASVLTLSDRTAELATERKLKLALEARELLLLEVNHRVKNNLALVHGMLSLHARSIKDEGAAQSFRDAGARVMVLADIHRRLYELGTHSEIEVVGMIGDMMIELVKSFTTDREVDLNLKQKGRALLRTDKATPLALAINELTLNSFKHAFDDIKAPRISVDIDAGEEDVVIVYRDNGPGLVDPEKATGSGIGRALISSLSRQLHATVEFASDEPGFYARITVPLR from the coding sequence ATGGCCGCAGAACGATTCGATTACCGCTTCGAGGACGAAGCCTCCCAGCGCTTGCTCATCGCCGCGCTCAACCAGCTGGCGGAGGGTGTGATCGTGGCTGATGCGGAAGGGGCGCTCATCTTCGTAAATGATGCGGCCGCTGTGATTCATGGTGTGCGAAAATTGTCGGTAAAACCCGACGATTACACTGAACAATATCACCTCCTCACGCTCGACGAGAAACCCTACCCGCCGGCCGACCTCCCGCTCGCCAAAGCTGTGCGCGATGGCGAAGTGGTCGAGCATGCCCATTGGAAGATAAAGCGCCCCGACGGCGAAATCGTGGACGCGATCGGCACGGCGCGGCCCGTGTTGAATAGCGACGGCAAGCAAGTCGCGTCGGTGCTGACGCTGTCCGATCGCACCGCCGAACTGGCGACCGAACGCAAATTGAAACTCGCACTGGAAGCGCGCGAGTTGCTGTTGCTTGAAGTGAATCACCGGGTGAAGAACAATCTGGCGTTGGTGCACGGCATGCTGTCGCTGCATGCGCGATCGATCAAGGATGAAGGCGCGGCGCAGTCCTTCAGGGATGCCGGCGCGCGCGTGATGGTTCTCGCCGATATTCACCGCCGCCTCTACGAGCTTGGAACCCATAGCGAGATCGAGGTTGTCGGCATGATCGGCGACATGATGATCGAACTGGTCAAGTCGTTCACCACCGACCGCGAAGTAGACCTCAATCTGAAACAGAAGGGGCGCGCTCTTCTTCGTACGGACAAGGCCACGCCCTTGGCGCTTGCGATCAACGAACTGACCTTGAACAGTTTCAAACACGCCTTTGACGACATCAAAGCACCGCGAATCTCTGTCGATATAGACGCGGGTGAGGAAGACGTCGTCATCGTGTACCGCGATAACGGCCCGGGCCTGGTCGACCCCGAGAAGGCAACGGGTTCGGGGATCGGGCGCGCGCTGATCAGCTCGCTTTCGCGCCAGCTCCACGCAACTGTCGAGTTTGCTTCCGACGAGCCAGGCTTCTATGCGCGCATCACGGTGCCGCTTCGATAA
- the rpsL gene encoding 30S ribosomal protein S12 codes for MPTINQLVRKGRTLQKAKSKVPAMEQNPQKRGVCTRVYTTTPKKPNSALRKVAKVRLTNSREVISYIPGEGHNLQEHSVVLIRGGRVRDLPGVRYHVLRGVLDTQGVKDRKQSRSKYGAKRPK; via the coding sequence ATGCCGACGATTAACCAGTTGGTCCGCAAGGGCCGTACGCTGCAGAAGGCCAAGAGCAAGGTCCCTGCAATGGAGCAGAACCCGCAAAAGCGCGGCGTCTGCACCCGTGTCTATACGACGACCCCGAAAAAGCCGAACTCGGCGCTGCGCAAGGTTGCGAAGGTCCGCCTGACCAACAGCCGCGAAGTGATCAGCTACATCCCGGGCGAAGGCCACAACCTCCAGGAGCACAGCGTTGTGCTGATCCGCGGCGGCCGTGTGCGCGACCTTCCGGGCGTGCGCTATCACGTGCTGCGCGGTGTCCTCGACACGCAGGGCGTGAAGGATCGCAAGCAGAGCCGTTCGAAGTACGGCGCCAAGCGTCCGAAGTAA
- the rpsG gene encoding 30S ribosomal protein S7 translates to MSRRRRPEKRVILPDPKFGDLVLSKFMNNIMLDGKKSVAERIVYGALDNVEARMKTEPLAVFHEALNNIKPGIEVRSRRVGGATYQVPVEVRPDRAQALAIRWLISAARSRAEKTMAARLSGELMDAAQNRGNAVKKREDTHRMAEANRAFSHYRW, encoded by the coding sequence ATGTCCCGTCGTCGTCGCCCAGAAAAGCGCGTCATTCTCCCCGATCCCAAGTTCGGGGACCTCGTCCTGTCGAAATTCATGAACAACATCATGCTCGACGGTAAGAAGTCGGTCGCGGAACGCATCGTCTACGGTGCTCTCGACAATGTCGAAGCGCGCATGAAGACCGAGCCGCTGGCCGTGTTCCACGAAGCGCTCAACAACATCAAGCCGGGCATCGAGGTCCGCAGCCGCCGTGTCGGCGGCGCGACCTACCAGGTGCCGGTCGAAGTTCGTCCTGACCGCGCCCAGGCGCTGGCCATTCGCTGGCTCATCTCGGCAGCGCGTTCGCGTGCGGAAAAGACCATGGCGGCCCGCCTGTCGGGCGAGCTGATGGATGCCGCGCAGAACCGCGGCAATGCGGTGAAGAAGCGTGAAGACACGCACCGCATGGCCGAAGCCAACCGCGCCTTCAGCCATTATCGCTGGTAG